The region GCTGATGCCGGCGCGCTCGTCCGATACCTCCGGCCACATGGCGCCCGCCATGGCGATGCGCGCCACGGCCCGGTCGTGCAGCGCGAGGAAGGCGAGCAACCGTTGCGAGCCGACCGAGAGGGCCGCGACGGCTGTACCGCTCACGCGCAGTTCGAAGCTGCCCAGCAGGGAGATCTCGATCAGCAGGGGAGCCGTGGTCGCGACCGCGGTCGGACGGAAGCGGAGGGCTTCGGCCGCGGGGGAGATCGCCCGTTCCGTCACGGGCGAGACCGCCCAGCTGTCGGCCCAGGTGCTCAGCGCCACGATCACCGGTTCGAGATTGCGGCCGTTCTGGGTGAGGACGTAGCTGTCGTCACCCTGGTGGCGGGTGTGGGTGGCGGTCATCAGTCCGGCGCCCACGAACCCGTCGAGCCGGGCGGCCAGGATGTCCGGCTCGACGGCGACGCGGCGTTCGAACTCGGAGAAGCGCGTCACATCGTGGAAGATCGCCTCGCGGATGATCAGCAGACTCCACCGTTCGCCCACCGCTTCGAGCGCCCGCGACGGGGTGAAGTTGGTGGTGCGAGACGCATGACCCGTGGTCTGCGCACGGCTCGGTTCGTTGCGCTCGTATGACGGTTCTTCGGCCGCGGCGCGGACTAGTTTCATGAGTGTGGCTCCGCTCCTTGCGTCCTGCAAGATTAGCGGAAGACCGCGGAAGACCGACATTTCACGAGGCCTGTGGCGGGCGAGTCGCGCGCTACACGGTGTGCTGACGACGACGACGGATCGCGACCAGCGAGAGCGTCGCACCCGTGGCAAGCGCGAGCAGGGCGATCATCGCCGGCAGCTGCGGGTCGACGCCCGTCGCGGCGAGTTCCTCCGCGGCCGCGGCGCGGACCAACGGCGTGCCCGGGGCGACGACGGGCGCGGCGACAGGGGCGACGACGGGAGCGGCGCCGGTCGGCGGTACGGGAGCGGCGGGCACCACGTCGGGGGCGGGGACTATCCCGCCGACGCCGGGCACCTGGATCGGTACGGGGGTGCCGAGCGGAGGTCCGACATACGTCACGTTTGCGCCGCGGTTGATCAGCTGCACGGAGCAGAACATGAGCGCGCCGCCGCCATTGGCCGAGCCGTTGCACTGGTTGACGCTGATGGGAATAAGTGCGGTCTCTGTCGACGGTCCGACCGCGCAGTTGACGCGGGTGGGTGCGCCGCCGCCGTTGACGGAGCCGTTGCACTGGGTGATGGTGGCGCCGGTCGTGGTGTCGTAGCGGTCGCAGTTCAGCGTGGAGTCTCCGCCGCCGGTTCCCGATCCGGCGCACTGGTTGACGGTGGCGGGCGTGATCGTCGCCGCGCCGGTGATCTCGTTGATGAGCTGTACGGCGCAGATGACGACGCCGCCTCCCGCGTTGCCCGAGCCGTTGCACTGGTCGACCGTCGTGGTGATCTCGTTGTAGGAGGTGACCACGACGGGGCCGCAGACGGTCGCGGCCGGAGCGCCGATGCACTCGCCGACGGTGACCGTGGACGAGCCGACCCCCGTCGTCACGTCGACCGTGTTGACGATCGTGACCTGGCACTCGACCTGTGCGGCTGCCGCGTTGTAGACACTGTTGCACTGGTTGATGGTGACGGCGGCTGACGCCGAGCCGACGACGCCGATCGGGGCTATGGCGAGCACGCTCGCGACGAGCGCGATGGCGAGCAAAATCAGTGTGGCGCGAATCCTGGTGGCGCGGATCCCGGTCGTGTCGGGCCGGCCTTCGCTCATCGGGCCGTCTTGGAGCGCGGTGCCCCGGCGCGCCCCCATCGTGTGCTTGTTCATGTGAATCCCCTCGGTTGTAGCTGCAGTGTGGAGCAGCATCCGTTACGGGACCGTCACGGGGACGTGACATCCGCAACTTTTTCGGGACGAATTTTGGGCAGCGAGGTGGGGCGGCCTATCCGCGCACGCACGCTCCCGACGCGACCGTCTCGGTGAGGCTGGGGGCCTGGGCAGCGACGGGGGCGAGCTCGTTGGCGGTGAGGGCGTAGCCGACGTTGGCGAGATCGGCGCTCTTGGCGAAGACCACACCGACGACCGCGCCGTCGGTGGAGAGGAGCGGTCCGCCCGAGTTTCCCTCGCGCACGTCGGCGGCGAGCGTGTAGATCTCCCGGCTGCTCGCCGAGTCGCCGTAGATGTCGTCGACGGAGGTCGTCGCTATCGACAGCACCTTCGCGGGTCTGGTGCTGAAGGGCCCGCCGTAGGGGTAGCCGTCGACGACGCCGACGGCTCCGCGCTCGAGATTCGGCGCGACGGGTAGTGGCCTCGCCGTCATGCCGCTCACGGCGATCACCGCCACGTCTGTCGCGGGGTCGAAGTAGACGACCCGGCCGGCGAGCGCGCCGCCGCCCGGCACCTCGACGACGGGTTCGGTGACGCCGGCGACCACATGCGCGTTGGTGACGACGCGGTCGGCCGCGACGACGAAGCCGCTGCCGGTCTGGTTCTGGCCGCACTCGTAGGCGTTGCCGGTAATGCGCACCACGGACGCCGCGGCGGTGATCAGCGCGTCGGTGGACGTTTCGCCGCGTGGCAGGTCGGGCGACGTGGTGATGCCGCCGAGCGCCTCGGTGATGAGCGGGAGTCCGTCGTCGACGACCGTCGCCCGCAGCTGGGCGAGGAAGCCTTCGACGGGATCCGGTGTGAGGTCGCTGATGCCGCGCAGCACGGTGGACGCGCCGATGGCCTGCGAGAGCGCCGGGACGCCCAGCGCCGTCACGCTCAGCGCGAGCAGGGCGGCCATGAGCGCGGCCGCGACGCCGTTGACGATCGCGCCGAGCACGCGGTCGACGAAGCGCAGCGGCGACCGCTTGAGTCCGGATCGGATCGAGCGCCCGATCGAGGCGCCGAAGGAGTGCCCGAAGATCACGAGCGCGATGGCGGCGAAGACGGTCGCGACGATGCGCCACATCGGTTCCGGCACCCAGGATCCGACGAGCGGGATCGCGAAGTAGGCCACGACCGCACCCGCCGCCACCCCGAGGAGCGCGAAGGCGCTGTGTAGCAGGCCGCGGCGGTACCCGGCGACGACGTAGGAGGCGAGAAGAACGAGCAACAGCAGGTCGAGGATCCACGCTTCGCCCATGTCGTCCTCCGTGTCATCCGTATCGCCCCTGGCTTCCATCCGGGGCGGTGCAGCTATGAGCGTACGGTGCGCAACCGATAGCGGATGTCGTGGCCAACGTTCGTGCACGGGCAACTCATAGTCGGGGTGCTGTCGGGTGTCGGCTGAGTCATACGGCTCTCATAGGAAACGGGAGTGTCCTGTTCTCACTAGCCCACCCACACAGGAGCCCCCATGGAAGAGAACACCGCACCCGTCGTC is a window of Conyzicola nivalis DNA encoding:
- a CDS encoding MarP family serine protease, which encodes MGEAWILDLLLLVLLASYVVAGYRRGLLHSAFALLGVAAGAVVAYFAIPLVGSWVPEPMWRIVATVFAAIALVIFGHSFGASIGRSIRSGLKRSPLRFVDRVLGAIVNGVAAALMAALLALSVTALGVPALSQAIGASTVLRGISDLTPDPVEGFLAQLRATVVDDGLPLITEALGGITTSPDLPRGETSTDALITAAASVVRITGNAYECGQNQTGSGFVVAADRVVTNAHVVAGVTEPVVEVPGGGALAGRVVYFDPATDVAVIAVSGMTARPLPVAPNLERGAVGVVDGYPYGGPFSTRPAKVLSIATTSVDDIYGDSASSREIYTLAADVREGNSGGPLLSTDGAVVGVVFAKSADLANVGYALTANELAPVAAQAPSLTETVASGACVRG
- a CDS encoding BTAD domain-containing putative transcriptional regulator — translated: MKLVRAAAEEPSYERNEPSRAQTTGHASRTTNFTPSRALEAVGERWSLLIIREAIFHDVTRFSEFERRVAVEPDILAARLDGFVGAGLMTATHTRHQGDDSYVLTQNGRNLEPVIVALSTWADSWAVSPVTERAISPAAEALRFRPTAVATTAPLLIEISLLGSFELRVSGTAVAALSVGSQRLLAFLALHDRAVARIAMAGAMWPEVSDERAGISLRSALSRLDAATRDAILSASPGLSLAEAVVVDLRDGQALARRLLQTEHPPREADLSAAAVRLLSLELLPDWYDDWVIAEAEDWRQLRMSALEAQAAYLVDAGRLADAAGAARAAIKVEPLRESAHATLIRVHLAEGNQSEALRVFERYRSTLQSLLGLEPTPRITGLVAAIRRPDSP